Below is a genomic region from Candidatus Krumholzibacteriia bacterium.
TCCTCGACAGGATCCTCGGCGGGAAAAAGGGAAAGCAGTTCTCCTTTTGCTCCCAGAGACAACAGCAGAATCAAGACGAAGGCCTTCATCGAACTGCACTCCGGATCAAGCAAAGACCTTTCTTCTCGGCACCTTCTCCGACGAGAAGCCAGGGGTAGGCTCCATCGGGCAGCACACGCCCCTCCCGGTCTTTCCCGTCCCAGAGCAGGCAGAGAAGGCCGCTGGACTGGCTGCCCCGGAGTTGTTGTACGGGTCGTCCGGCGGCATCAAAGAGGAGAAGTTGCCGGTCTCCAGCCACGCCGTGAAAGCGGAACTCCGCTCTTTCCACCAGAGGATTGAAAGCCAGGGGAGTGACTTCGTCGAAGTCCTGATCATCCAGCAGGGGAAAGGAAGGATCCAGTGGGCTGGCAAGCAGGGGCGAAGCGGCCCAGGCGGACAGCCCTGCCGGCGGATAGAGGTGCCTTCTCTCCAGACTCTGCCCCTTCTCGAGAATCCAGTCTCCCCGATACAGAAGGCCGTCAATCAGTCGGCCCCTTGCATCCCGGATCCTCAGACCTTCGGTCCAGGGAGGCATCTCCGGGCTTTCCCCCTCATTGCGAAGCGAAGGCCAGGGACGCACTTCCACGATCCTGGAAGCATCCAGTTCCGGTCTCTGCCAAAGAAGCGCCGTCCTGTCTTCACAAAGCAGGAAGCTCCCGTTTTCAAGAGGAAGCGGAATGTAAAACTCCGCTCCGCTTCCCGAGAGATCTTCCAGGCGATACTCCTCCAGCGGGTCGGCCTCTTCCAGAATCACGCACTCCAGCCACTCCCCCTCGTCACTATCGGGAGCAAAGAGAAGTTCACTCATCAGAAGCGGACCGACGCCCACCTTGTATGGGAGAAGCAAGCTGTCCTCCAGCTCTTCACCCGGCAACACTGCTCTGAGAAGAACTTCCCCATAGCCTTCCTCCATGGCGGGAAAGAGAAGACTGGCACTGAAGAGCGACCCCGAGGCAAGGGGGGGAAGCAGCGATTCCGTAAGATTCTCCGCAGAAAGCAGAAGCCCTTCTGTCCAGTCGAGGCGCCCGCTGTTCTCCACTTCCAGAGAAAGGGACCAGGGATGTCCCGGCTCCGGCACAATCCAGAGGGGATCCGGCTCTCCCAGACGAAACTGCAGATCAGGCCAGTTCGCTCTGCCCGGGCTTGCCTCGCAGGAGAACCAGTCGAGAATATTCTGATCCGTATCCACTCCATCCGGGCGACGACCCAGACTTTTTCCCGAAGAGGCTTCCTTCGCCGGCAGGGTTTCCGAAAGCCCGGAATCCAGACCGGTTCCATAGCCCAGAAGATCCAGGACTTCGCCATTGCGAGAAAGGCGAAGGGCATCGGGACCGTTTTGAAGAGAACAGAGGAGCCTCTCGCTGCGAATCAGGGCAAATCCGCTGAAGGGAATGCTGTCACCTTCTTCTCCCTGCCAGAGAGGCTGCCATTGGCCGGGAGTGCTTCCATTGCAGAACTCCAGCTGAAAGTCCTGAAGACCGAGTCCAGGCTCCCCGATGAGTTCGACGAACTCCTTCCCCGAGTCCGTGCCTTCCGGATCATAGAGGACTTCATTCAGGAGTGGCTCTGCAGAAACGGAGATTGCGTATGTCAGGATAAGAAACAGGTAACTTCGCATTGGACCTCGCCTGTCCCGGCGGGGTCGGGACTCAGATCATTCCGTGTCGCTTCCTCAGGCCCCATTCCAGCCCCAGAAGGCCGAGGAAAAGGAGGAAAAGTGAGGGATGCTTCCAGAGGGAGATCCGGGTCTGCTTCCGGGAGAAGGAAGGCTTCAGGGAAATCCTTTTCAGCAGGCTGTCCGCATCAAAAGTAGCCAGTAACTCTCCACCACTTCTGCGGGACAGATAGCGAAGCGTCGCGGGTGAGGATTCCGTGCGCTGCCACTCTGCAAGGTTGGGAAGAACTCTGAGAGACAGGGTGCGGTGGAACTTCCCTCCCTCTTTGTCGCTCGCCTCGAGGCGCAGTTCCAGAGGGCCTTCCGCCTGCCCGGGAATCGACGCTTCATAGTCCTGTCCCGCTCGCCCGGGCCTGCGGAACTCGCCCATCGACAGAAGGCTGTCCCCACGAAACAGGGACCAGCGAAGGCTCGCATCATGCAGCGCCCGATAGTCTTCATCATAGACTCTCGCCTGCACGGTTCTCAAAAGGCCTGCTTCCCAGGAACCCGCTGTCTCCGGAAAGTGAATCCTTTCCGGCGGGTTCTCCCGGGCCAGCCATCGGAGAACCCCCGACACCAACTGTCCCACGAGCTCGCGAGATTCCTTGTCCTGCAAGCTCCAGCGCCAGAGACCTTCCCCGGAGAGAAATGCCTGGCTCCGCCCGCTCCAGTTCCTTGCAATGAGCAGCCCCCCCGAGCCCTCGTGAAGCAGAATCCCGCGCTCATCCCCGGGGAAACGGTCGCGGCCCTCCAGGGGGGGTAGGGACACCTTCTCCAGCCCCAGGCGAGCGATCCCTGCCAGAGCGGGGTGCGCAAGCGAAGGGGAGTGCCAGCGAAGAGCGGGAGACTCCTCAAGTCTCTTCTCCCTTCGAGGCAGGGGGCCCCAGGAAGCAGGCCAGCTCAGAGAATGCCTGTCTTCCATTGCCGGAGCCATCATGAGAAAACCACCGCGAAGATCAATCTGCTCCAGTAAATCCCGTGGCCAGGAAGCGTTCAAGGAATGAAGAATCAGGGCATGCCAGTGCTGATCGCCGGCATCGAAAGGCTCCGCTCCAAGAGAACTTCGGATTCCTCCCGAAGCATCCGCCCTGATGACTTCCACTTTCAGACTTTCTTCCCCCCGAAGGGCGGCCAGAAGAAAGGGAAGATCCCAGTCCGGCTTCCCGGCCAGTACCAGAACTTTCAGTTCTTCCTCGATGACCTCCACTTTCAGAAGTCGAAGGTTGTTTTCCTTTCGGGCATCGGGTCCGGAGGCTTGGATTCGCAATTCGAGAAAACGGCTTCCCGTCTTCTCGAAAAGAAGGGGAATCTCCAGTGATGCCTGATCCTTGTCTGCACCAATTTGCCAGAACCCGGAATCCAGAACCTGTCCGTCCTCAAGAAGTTCATAGCGGCCGCTTCGGGCAGCTTCCCCCCGCCGAAGTATCTTTGCCTGCAGCCAGGCTCGCTGCCCCCTGTGAAGAACTCCCGGGGACTTTACTTCTTCCAGCCGAAGATCCGCAGGCGGGGTGCTGTCGCCAAAAGCCAGAGAGTAGATCGGACGACGCGGCGCATAGGACCACAGTTCCCCCGATGTCGTTTGCCCGTCCGAGAAGAGCAGCAAGGCTTCTTCTCCCCGGTTTCTTGGAAGGTCCTGCAGGGCGCGAAGCAGGTCGCTGTTATTCCCCTCCGGCTGCTCCGGGATCCCTCCTCTGAGAAGCCCCTCGGCAAAAGCAGAGACTTGCAGATCCAGATCCCCGGACTTTCTCTCCATCGCCGATACCAGTTCCCGGGCCACTTCATAGCGGCTCTTCCCCTCTTTCGAATCGGGAAGGGACATACTGGCGGAAGCATCAAGAAGAAGATGGAGGCGCGGAGGAAGTTCCTCCACCCTTGACCACTCCAGACTTAATCCCCCGAGCATCAGGCAAAGCAAGAGCAATGCCGAGGCCCGCAGAAGAAAAAGCAGCCGGAGTGATGAGACCGGCGGACGGGGACGACTCTCCCGATAGATCCACCAGGCCAGCCCCGACAGGAGAGTGCAGAGCAGAGCAAGGAAAAGAGGATGCTCAAGATAGAGACTCAGAAGACTCCTTCAGGGCGACGAAATGGTCAGTCGAAGACCCGGGTGGAAAGCAGGTTTACAGTGAATCCGTCGGGCGATCTCCGTGAAGATGAAGCGTCAGCATATTCCAGCCCAGAAGAAGCAACTGAAAGCTGACCAGAATCTGCAGCAGCGAAAGCGCCTGATGGATACGATCCGGAGAGAGTTGCCCGTCGCTCAAGAGATAGATAAACAGCAGGGAGTATTGAAGGAAGTAAAACATTCTCCCTGAGAAAGTGGCTCGAACGGGAAGTTCTCCGAGAGTGGCTCTTACAGCAATCGCCCCTGCCAGAAGAAGCCCATAGCGAATCCCCGCCAGAAAGAGAAGAAGCAGGGGAATCCGCCCCCCCATTCCCAGAGCGAGGAAGGTGGCCGAGCAGAAAACGGCATCGATGCTCGGGTCCACCATTCTCCCGAGCTGGGTTACCTCTCCCATTCTCCGGGCCAGAAAGCCATCCAGCCAGTCGGTCAGGGCTGCCAGAAGGAAAAGGATGCCTGCGACCTTCAGTCGCCCCTGATAAATCAGAAGGAAGATCAATGGCACAGATAGAACCCGGATCAAGGTAACCTGGGTTGCGAGATTCAGCTTTTCCAGCAGCGTTCCGTCTTCGGTATACAAAAGGTCGGCACGGTAGGCCAAAATGGCGGCAACCAGAAGAAGCCAGGGGAGCATCAGGGCCACATAAAGGGAGTAGGAGGTGACTTCAGGGAAGAAAAAGAAGCCGAGAAGCAGATAGGCCAAACCCGTTCTGGCAATGTAGTCCCAGACAGAACGGCGCACCGAAGCAAGCTCCGATGCGCTGCGCTGATCGTCCTTGCGGACTCTTGTCATGTTCCTCCGCTAGTTCTTCTCCAATGCAGCATGGGCTGCGGCCAAACGCGCAACGGGGACGCGATAAGGAGAACAACTCACATAATCTAGTCCGATGTCATGGCAGAAGCGGACACTCTCCGGATCTCCCCCGTGCTCTCCACAGATGCCAACCTTCAGACTGGAGCGTGTGCTGCGACCCTTCTCCACGCCCATAGCCACCAGTTGACCCACCCCGGACTGATCGAGTCCGGCAAAGGGGTCGCGGGAATAGATCCCCTGCTCCACATAGAAAGGCAGGAAGCGGCCTGAATCATCCCGACTCAATCCCAAAGCAGTCTGTGTCAGATCATTGGTGCCGAAGGAGAAGAAGTCCGCCTCTTCCGCGATTTCATCCGCAGTCAGAGCCGCACGGGGCAGTTCAATCATCGTACCCACAAGGTAGTCGACTTTCCTGCCCAAAGCTTCAAACACCTCTGCAGCCACATCCTCCACCACCTTGCGCTGCAGGGCAAGTTCTTTCACATGTCCCACCAGAGGGATCATGATCTCCGGGAAGACCTTCACACCCTCGGAG
It encodes:
- a CDS encoding CDP-alcohol phosphatidyltransferase family protein, translated to MTRVRKDDQRSASELASVRRSVWDYIARTGLAYLLLGFFFFPEVTSYSLYVALMLPWLLLVAAILAYRADLLYTEDGTLLEKLNLATQVTLIRVLSVPLIFLLIYQGRLKVAGILFLLAALTDWLDGFLARRMGEVTQLGRMVDPSIDAVFCSATFLALGMGGRIPLLLLFLAGIRYGLLLAGAIAVRATLGELPVRATFSGRMFYFLQYSLLFIYLLSDGQLSPDRIHQALSLLQILVSFQLLLLGWNMLTLHLHGDRPTDSL